The Aeoliella mucimassa genome includes the window GCATAGATACCGCACCAACTATCTAGGGGGGAGTTCGAGCTATCTAGGGGGGAGTTCGAGGTGGAGTCGATCTCAGTCGTGATGTTTTGTGGGGGGTGCGGTTCAGACTCTTGGTTCTGAGATGGTGGATTGTCCGCTGTTAATACCGTGTGATTAAGTCCTGGTGGACTCTGATTCTCTGAATCGTCAGCGCATCCGCTGAGAAGAGCGATTAGAAATGGTAGACAAAGGATGCGAGCCAGAGAGTATGGGCTGCAAGTCAATGACATTTTGGTCGCTCCTTTGCAAGTGGATAACGTGGCCAGCCTCTTTGTCGGGCAGAACTTGACTCCCGCTCTACTCCGCCAACCAGTCGACTAATGCTTGGGCGTCTTCCAGTGTTTCCACGGCTAGGTCGGGGTTGGCCGCGCGGAGTTCGTCCATCGGAGTGAAGCCGGTCGGCACGGCCACGGCGTACGCGCCGATGGCTCGGGCGCAGGTGATGTCGTGCACTGTGTCGCCGATCACGACCAGGCGTGAGTCGTCGTTGCGGGCGAGCTTCAGGTGATCGCTCGCGGCCAGCACTGCCGAGCGGGCGATGTCGTCGCGATGGGGATGGATATCGCCATAGCCGCCGAACGCAAAATGGTGCCAGAGCCCAAAGTGGGTGAGTTTGGCCTCGGCTCCGCGGATCACATTACCGGTGAGCAGCCCGAGCCCGACGTCGTCCATTGTCTGTAACTGGGCAAT containing:
- a CDS encoding HAD family hydrolase, whose product is MKVCFFDIDGTLILSHGAGYQAFARAFRDLYGVTDLTRDVPFAGRSDRAIALDLMTLHGIEATEDTWHEFQEVYLATLPETLVACDGQVLPGVEALIAQLQTMDDVGLGLLTGNVIRGAEAKLTHFGLWHHFAFGGYGDIHPHRDDIARSAVLAASDHLKLARNDDSRLVVIGDTVHDITCARAIGAYAVAVPTGFTPMDELRAANPDLAVETLEDAQALVDWLAE